TCCGGAGCGCCGGGAGGACGCGGGTTGTAGTAGCGCCGCAACCAGCGGGACAGCCCGTCCAGGCCGGGGAAGAGCACGCGCTCGGTGATGTTGGCCTGGTCGAGCTTGTCCCGCACCTCCTGCTTGAGGTGCGCGGGGACGATGAGCCGGCGCACGCCGCGCTTCTGCTTCTCGAGGAACGTGTCCAGGCGCGCCGACGCATCGTTCATCACCGAGAAGAGGGCGAACTGGTTGATGATGCGCTCGTCGAGCGAGGGCGGCTCGAAGAAGAGCACGAAGGGGTGGCGGGTGAGCCGGTCGAAGGTGGCGAGGTCCCCGGCCACCGAGGCGAGCATCTCGGCGCTGAAGACATCCGCGCCCTCTTCCTGGAGCTGGGCCTTGAGGGGGCGGGGCAGCACCCGGTTCGTCTCCCGGTAGTCCACGCTCCACACCACGCCGTCCACGCCATACAGGTCCGGATCCTCGGAGAGGAAATGCAGCGCCACGTAGGGGCTGAAGGTCCAGTCCAGCAGGCGGGTGGGCAGGCCGTGGTGCTGGGCGAGCGACAGCCAGTCCCAGAGGGACTCGCAGGGGTTGGAGGTGCCGCGCGCGTATTTGCGGAAGGCGCGCAGCATGACGTGCTCCTGCCGCGAGTAGTTGCCCCCACGACGGTTGAGGCTGGTGGCCAGGTCATGGCGCGAGTCGGGCATGCCGCGGAAGGCGAGCGTGGGACGGAAGCGCCGGAGGCTCTCGTTCCAGGAGCCCGCGAAGAGCGCGTCCTGCAGCTCCACCCAGTTCTTCACCCGGTGTTCCAACACGGACGGGAAGATGGGCAGCCCGGGGCTCCCTGGCACGTGCGCCCCTGCGCTGAGTGGGAGATTGTATTCAGGACCGATGCCGCGGTGCGTGATGCGTCCCTAGCGTTGGCTGAACCGTGTGAAACGGGGAGGAAGGTCACATGAGGAACATCAAGGCCGTGGTCATCGGGACGTTGTCGGCGGCGCTGCTCTTCGGCGCGGGCTGCAAGGGCGATAGCGGCGGCGGGCAGGAGGGCACGGGCGGCGCCGGTGGCGCGGGCATGCAGGGAGGCTCGTCGGGCATGAGTGGAGGTTCCGACATGGGCGGCTCGGGAGCGCCAGGAGGCTCCGGGAGCGGGACCATGGGCGGCACCGGCTCGGGCGGCGACCTGGAGGGCGACGTGGGCGGCAGCGGCTCGGGTGGCGGGCAGGGCACGACGGGCACGCAGGGCTCCGGCACTCGCGGCACCGGTACGGGGACGGGCACTGGCACGACCGGTACGGGCACGGGCACGGGCACCGGCATGACGGGGACGGGCACCGGTACGGGCACGGGCACGGGTACTGGAGCGACGGGCACGGGCACGGGTACCGGTACGACGGGCGGCACCACCGGCACGGGCTCGGGTGGCGGCATGGGCGCGACGGGCCGTGACGCGGGCACGGGCAGCGGCGGCGGAACGCGCCACTGAGGTGACATGAGTGAGACCCCGGAAGGACTGCGCTACCTGCCCGGCTTCCTCTCCGAGGAGGAGGAGCGGGTGCTGGTGGACGAGCTGTCCCGGCTCACCTTCCGGGAGATCCACATGCACGGCGTGGTGGCCCGGCGCACCGTGGTGCACTACGGCTGGGACTATGGCTACGAGTCCTGGCGCCTCACGCCCGCGCCCCCCCTGCCACGCTTTCTCGAGCCGGTGAGGGCCCGCTGCGCGGCCGCGGCGGGCCTCGAGCCGGACGCACTCGAGGAGCTCCTCGTCTCCCGCTACCCTCCGGGCGCGGGCATCGGCTGGCACCGGGATGCGCCGATGTTCGGCCCCCTCGTCATCGGCGTCTCGCTGCTGGGGGCGTCGCGCATGCGCTTCCGGCGCGAGGTGGGCGGCGCCTACGAGACGTTCGTGCTCGAGCTCCCGCCACGCTCGGCCTACATCCTGGGCGGAGCCGCGCGCACGGTGTGGCAGCACACGATCTCCCCGGTGAAGACCCTGCGCTACTCGCTGAGCTTCCGCACCGTGAAGACCCGGCCGGCGGGTTCCCTGGCGCCTCCGCCCGCGTGAGGGCGGGGTTGCTTCCCCGCTGTATGAGCATCCACCGAGGGGGTGTGCCGCGGTTGGATGGCATTGGCGCCAGGCATGCCCACGCTGCGTGACAGGGCATGTCCACTACCGGAAAGCCTTCATTTCCGGGCAGGGCCGTGCCTCGCCCGGACGGCGTGTGTCCCTCCGGGTCCACCCCACGTGTACGAGGTTCCGCAATGAAAGCCCCTCTCTCCCCAAGGATTCACGGCTACGGCGACTATCTCATCGTGGCACTGCTCGCGCTGGCGCCCACCTTGTTCAACTTCTCGGGATTGCCCGCGGTGTTCTGCTACGTGCTGGCCCTGGCGCAGCTGGGCATGAGCCTGATGACGGCCTATCCGCTCGGCGTGGCGAAGATCATCCCCTTCACCGTGCACGGCTCCATCGAGGTCGTCGTCTCGGCCTTCCTGGTCATCGCGCCCTTCCTGTTCGGCTTCTCGCGAGTCATCTCGGCGCGCAACTTCTTCCTCGTGTCGGGCATTGGCCTGTTCCTGGTCTGGTTGGCCACCAACTACAAGGCAGCCGAGCGTCCGCTCGCGGGCGGCATGGGACTGCGACGCCGCGTGCAGGTCTGAGCACTGTCTGGAATGGAGCCGGGTCCAGGGTCCGTGGCCACGTTGCTTGGATGACAACCAGCACGTCCTTCCAAGGAGGAACCCTGGCCTCGGGGACAGATGCCAGTCCCGAGGGGCGGGGATACCTCTAAAACCAGTCATCTGGGCATGTCGCCAGAAACCTCTTGAATCACCCTGACCCGGAATTCCTTCCAATGAACTCCCATGGTGTGACGATCCGTAGGATGCAGGCACTGCGGGGACCCAACCTCTACGCCTACAAGACCGTGCTGAAGGTGGAGCTGGACATCGGCCCCTTCGAGGAGCGCCCCAGCGACACCTTCCCCGGTTTCGTCGAGCGGCTGACGTCCTGGCTGCCCGGACTGAACAAGCACGAGTGCAGTGTCGGCAGGCCAGGTGGTTTCGTGGAGCGGTTGCGGCGCGGCACCTGGCTGGCCCACATCACCGAGCACGTCACCATCGCGCTGCAGAACGAGATGGGCTTCGACGTGGGGTACGGCCGGGCGCGGGGCACGGGCCAGCGCGGCGTCTACAACGTCATCGTCGCCTATGAGGAGGAGGAGCCCGCGCGCGAGGCCTTCAAGACGGCGCTGGAGATGACGCTGGCGGCCATGCTCGACGAGCCCTACGACGCGCCCGCGGCCCTCGAGCGCCTGCGTGACCTCGCCGACGACTACCGGCTGGGGCCGAGCACGCGCGCCATCGTCGACGCCGCGCGCCGCCGGGGCATCCCCGTGCGCCGGCTCACCCCCACCGGCAGCCTCGTGCAGCTCGGCTATGGCATCCACCAGAAGCGGATTCTCGCCTCGCAGACGTCGGACACCTCGGCGCTCGCGGTGGAGATCTGCCAGGAGAAGCCGCTCACCAACATGGTGCTGCGCAACGTGGGCATCTCCGTGCCGGAGGGCCGCACCGTGCGCTCGGCGGACGAGGCGTGGGAGGTGGCCGAGGAGCTGGGCCTGCCCGTCATCCTCAAGCCGGAGGCGGGCAACCAGGGCAAGGGCGTGATGGTCAATCTGCGCTCCGAGGCCGAGGTGCGCCAGGCGTACGAGGTGGCCAGCCAGTTCCGCGGGGACGTGCTGGTGGAGCGCCACATCGAGGGTGAGGACTACCGGCTCCTGGTGGTCAACGGGAAGATGGTGGCCGCGGCCCGGAGGGATCCGGCGCGGGTGGTGGGCGACGGCAAGCGCACGGTGGCGCAGCTCGTCGAGGTGGCCAACCAGGATCCCCGCCGGCGTCCGGGCCACAGCAGCGCCCTCACGCGCATCCGGCTGGACGATGCCGCGCGGGTGGTGCTCGGCCAGCAGGGACTCACGCTGGAGTCGGTGCCGGAGCAGGGCCAGGTGGTCAAGCTGCGGCAGAACTGCAACCTGTCCACCGGCGGCACCGCCACGGACGTGACGGACGAGGTGCACCCGAGCAACGCGCACATGGCCGAGCTCGCCGCGCAGGTGCTCAACCTGGACGTGGCCGGAATCGATCTGCTGTGCAAGGACATCCGGCGGCCCCTCATGGAGCAGGGGGGCGCCATCGTCGAGGTGAACGCGGCGCCCGGGCTGCGCATGCACCTCCAGCCCACCAGTGGCCTGCCGCGCGACGTGGGCGGGCCCATCGTGGAGTCGCTCTACCCCAATGGAGCGCCCTCGCGCATCCCCATCCTCGCCATCACCGGGACCAACGGGAAGACGACGGTGACGCGGCTGGTGGCGCACATGTTCGAGACGTCGCACCAGTGCGTGGGCATGACGAGCACCGACGGCACGTACATCCGCCGCGAGCGCATCCTCGAGGGCGACTGCTCCGGGCCGAGGAGTGCCCAGGCGGTGCTGCTGCACCCGCGCGTGGAGGTGGCGGTGCTGGAGGTGGCGCGCGGCGGCATCCTGCGCGCCGGGCTCGGCTTCGACTGGTGCAGCGTGGGCGTGGTCACCAACGTCAGCCCGGACCACCTGGGCCAGGGCGGCATCAACACCCTGGAGGAGCTGGCGCGGGTGAAGCAGGTCGTCATCGAGTCGGTGGCGAAGGATGGCCACGCGGTGCTCAACGCGGATGACCCGCTGGTGGCGGAGATGGCGGCCGCGGCGAAGGGCAAGGTCGTCTACTTCTCGCGCGACGCGGACAACCCCATCCTCCAGGCCCACCTGGCCGGGGGCGGCATGGGCGTGTTCGTCGAGAACGGGGCCATCATCACCGCCCGCGACGGCCGCCGCCTGCTGCTGACGCACCTGGACCGCATCACCTTCACCGCCGGAGGCACCATCCGCTTCCAGCTGGAGAACGCCCTGGCCGCCACCGCGGCCGCCTGGGCCCAGGGGCTCAACCCCGCCTTCATCGTGCGCGCGCTGACGACCTTCCGTATGGACCCCACCATGGCGCCGGGCCGCTTCAACGTGCTCGGGGTGGCGGGACGGCAGGTCATCCTGGACTACGGCCACAACGTCGCGGCCATCCAGGCGCTCGGCGAGGCCGTGCCCCGGGGCGGAGAACGCCGCAACCTCATGGTCATCGGCCTGCCGGGGGATCGCCGGGACGAGGACCTGCTGGCCACCGTCCAGCAGACGCTCCCCTTCGTGGACGAGTACGTGCTGCATGACCTGAAGGACCGGCGCGGGCGCGCGGAGAACGAGGTGCCCCTGCTCATGCGCAGCTGCCTGAAGCCGGGCACTCCCCACGAGCTCGCCCCGGACCAGCGGCAGGGCATCCTGCGAGCCTTCGCCCGCTCCAAGCCCGGGGACCGGATCATCATCCTCGCGGACGTGGTGGACGAGGCCCTGGCGGTCATCCGGGAGCTGGCGGCGGCGGACGAGACCCAGGTGGAGGCCTGCGAGACGCCGGTGACCCAGGCATTCGAATAGGCGGGCCGATGCTCACGCTCATCCGCGATGGCCAGCTCCTCACCCCCGCACCGGCGGGCGTCCAGCCGGTGCTGCTGGTGGGAGAGCGCATCGCGCACGTGGGCCCCGTGGACGAGTCCCGGCTGACGTCCCTGGAGATTCCGTGCGAGGTGGTGGACGCGCGCGGCTGTCTCGTCGTCCCGGGCCTCGTGGATCCCCACGAGCACCTCATTGGCGCGGGCGGCGAGAAGGGCTTCGCCAGCCGCATGCACGAGGTGACGCTGGAGCAGTTGCTGCTCGCGGGCATCACCACCGTGGTGGGCTGCCTGGGCACGGACAGCGCCACGCGGCACCTGGGCGCGCTGGTGGGCAAGGCCCGGCAGCTCACCGAGGGCGGAGTGAGTGCCTTCCTCTACACGGGCGGCTTCCACCTCCCACCGCGCACCCTCACGGGCTCGGTGATGGAGGACCTGGTGCTCATCGACTGTGTGCTTGGCGTGGGCGAG
The sequence above is drawn from the Archangium gephyra genome and encodes:
- the cphA gene encoding cyanophycin synthetase is translated as MQALRGPNLYAYKTVLKVELDIGPFEERPSDTFPGFVERLTSWLPGLNKHECSVGRPGGFVERLRRGTWLAHITEHVTIALQNEMGFDVGYGRARGTGQRGVYNVIVAYEEEEPAREAFKTALEMTLAAMLDEPYDAPAALERLRDLADDYRLGPSTRAIVDAARRRGIPVRRLTPTGSLVQLGYGIHQKRILASQTSDTSALAVEICQEKPLTNMVLRNVGISVPEGRTVRSADEAWEVAEELGLPVILKPEAGNQGKGVMVNLRSEAEVRQAYEVASQFRGDVLVERHIEGEDYRLLVVNGKMVAAARRDPARVVGDGKRTVAQLVEVANQDPRRRPGHSSALTRIRLDDAARVVLGQQGLTLESVPEQGQVVKLRQNCNLSTGGTATDVTDEVHPSNAHMAELAAQVLNLDVAGIDLLCKDIRRPLMEQGGAIVEVNAAPGLRMHLQPTSGLPRDVGGPIVESLYPNGAPSRIPILAITGTNGKTTVTRLVAHMFETSHQCVGMTSTDGTYIRRERILEGDCSGPRSAQAVLLHPRVEVAVLEVARGGILRAGLGFDWCSVGVVTNVSPDHLGQGGINTLEELARVKQVVIESVAKDGHAVLNADDPLVAEMAAAAKGKVVYFSRDADNPILQAHLAGGGMGVFVENGAIITARDGRRLLLTHLDRITFTAGGTIRFQLENALAATAAAWAQGLNPAFIVRALTTFRMDPTMAPGRFNVLGVAGRQVILDYGHNVAAIQALGEAVPRGGERRNLMVIGLPGDRRDEDLLATVQQTLPFVDEYVLHDLKDRRGRAENEVPLLMRSCLKPGTPHELAPDQRQGILRAFARSKPGDRIIILADVVDEALAVIRELAAADETQVEACETPVTQAFE
- a CDS encoding alpha-ketoglutarate-dependent dioxygenase AlkB, encoding MSETPEGLRYLPGFLSEEEERVLVDELSRLTFREIHMHGVVARRTVVHYGWDYGYESWRLTPAPPLPRFLEPVRARCAAAAGLEPDALEELLVSRYPPGAGIGWHRDAPMFGPLVIGVSLLGASRMRFRREVGGAYETFVLELPPRSAYILGGAARTVWQHTISPVKTLRYSLSFRTVKTRPAGSLAPPPA
- a CDS encoding FRG domain-containing protein; its protein translation is MLEHRVKNWVELQDALFAGSWNESLRRFRPTLAFRGMPDSRHDLATSLNRRGGNYSRQEHVMLRAFRKYARGTSNPCESLWDWLSLAQHHGLPTRLLDWTFSPYVALHFLSEDPDLYGVDGVVWSVDYRETNRVLPRPLKAQLQEEGADVFSAEMLASVAGDLATFDRLTRHPFVLFFEPPSLDERIINQFALFSVMNDASARLDTFLEKQKRGVRRLIVPAHLKQEVRDKLDQANITERVLFPGLDGLSRWLRRYYNPRPPGAPDKTQ